CTCGGCAAGCTTTGCTACAATATCATCGGTTTTGTAATTGACTGCGCCATCAAAACCAAGCTCATTTACGATCCAATCTGCTTTTTCGTCACTGCCGACAACGCCAATTACTCTTAGGCCGTCTGCTTTAGCAAGCTGCCCCACAATAGAGCCAACAGAACCTGCTGCACCCGAAACCACAATAGTTTCACCTTTTTGTGGTTTACCCACGTTAAAAAGTCCTTGGGTTGCAGTTAAGCCAGGCAAGGCGAATACTGATAAAATGGCTTCGTCTGGTAATGGCGCGGTGACTTTATTTAACCCTGCACCGTTACTTAAAAAGTATTCTTGCCAGCCCATCATGCCCATTACACGGTCGCCCACGTTAAAATCAGGGTGATTGCTTTCAACAATCTCACCAATGCCAGAACTGCGCATCACATCACCTAACTCAACTGGTGGAATATAGCTTTCGGTGTCTGCGCTCATCCAACCAAACATGGCAGGATCCAGTGACATATGATTCTGTTTTACCAAAAATTGCCCTTGTGC
The nucleotide sequence above comes from Shewanella sp. Arc9-LZ. Encoded proteins:
- a CDS encoding NADP-dependent oxidoreductase → MTTYKAINLIARPEGGPVGPELFEVVQKDMPKVAQGQFLVKQNHMSLDPAMFGWMSADTESYIPPVELGDVMRSSGIGEIVESNHPDFNVGDRVMGMMGWQEYFLSNGAGLNKVTAPLPDEAILSVFALPGLTATQGLFNVGKPQKGETIVVSGAAGSVGSIVGQLAKADGLRVIGVVGSDEKADWIVNELGFDGAVNYKTDDIVAKLAELTPDGVDVYFENTGGPIQHHVFARMNAHGRIVVCGMIADYPKAVPDLGPNWIQVIKKRLIIQGFTMPDHFGDVPALLEKLTPYVMKGQIKHRAHVLNGLESAMTGLNLFFTGKNKGKLIVKL